A genome region from Brassica oleracea var. oleracea cultivar TO1000 chromosome C2, BOL, whole genome shotgun sequence includes the following:
- the LOC106325577 gene encoding transcription factor MYB122 isoform X1 codes for MFSSKDQVLPSYDPTQNHNTLISLSLSLSLSLSLSLTSVITITNQDSRMVRTPCCRAEGLKKGAWTQEEDHKLIAYVQLHGEGGWRTLPDKAGLRRCGKSCRLRWANYLRPDIKRGEFSEEEQDSIIRLHAIHGNKWSAIARRLPGRTDNEIKNHWNTHIKKRLVKKGIDPLTHKSLNGKSSDHTETPPDKSSVHQDDDDQKSNKNNALGSLSARFLNRVANRFGKRINHSVLSDIINGSGAPFTSHTTPTTSASECEKSSSSFSTPNSSNLLINENMVLDATSLSSSTFSSDTSDPSVYDHIFDDLEDMTTFSSRFLNDVVSHDDVDFLMLDESCLENTSFMRELTRILQEDYV; via the exons ATGTTCTCATCAAAAGATCAAGTCCTTCCTTCGTATGATCCAACACAAAACCACAACACGTTAATCTCTCTCTCTCTCTCTCTCTCTCTCTCTCTCTCTCTCTCTCTCACTTCAGTTATTACAATCACGAATCAAGATTCAAGAATGGTACGGACACCGTGTTGCAGAGCGGAAGGGCTGAAGAAAGGAGCATGGACTCAAGAAGAAGACCATAAGCTCATCGCCTACGTCCAACTTCACGGTGAAGGAGGCTGGCGAACCCTTCCTGATAAAGCTG GTCTCAGAAGATGTGGCAAAAGCTGCAGACTGAGATGGGCCAATTACCTTAGACCTGACATTAAGCGTGGTGAGTTTAGCGAAGAGGAGCAAGATTCCATCATTAGACTCCATGCCATTCATGGCAACAA ATGGTCGGCGATAGCTCGTAGATTACCAGGAAGAACAGATAACGAGATCAAGAACCACTGGAACACTCACATCAAGAAACGTCTGGTCAAGAAAGGTATCGATCCGTTGACCCACAAATCACTTAATGGTAAATCATCTGACCATACCGAGACACCACCGGATAAAAGCAGCGTTCATCAGGATGATGATGATCAGAAGTCAAACAAGAATAATGCGTTAGGATCATTATCAGCTCGGTTCTTGAACAGAGTAGCAAACAGATTTGGTAAGAGAATCAACCACAGTGTTCTGTCTGATATTATTAATGGAAGTGGTGCCCCATTTACTAGTCACACTACTCCTACTACAAGTGCTTCTGAATGTGAAAAGTCATCGAGTTCTTTCTCCACACCAAACTCTTCAAATCTCCTCATTAATGAAAACATGGTCCTCGATGCAACATCTTTGTCCTCGTCCACGTTCTCTAGCGACACCTCTGACCCCTCAGTATACGACCATATCTTCGATGACTTAGAAGATATGACCACATTTTCATCAAGATTTTTGAATGATGTTGTATCTCATGATGATGTAGATTTCTTGATGTTGGATGAATCTTGTTTGGAGAATACTTCGTTCATGAGGGAACTTACAAGGATTCTTCAAGAGGACTACGTTTAG
- the LOC106325577 gene encoding transcription factor MYB122 isoform X2, with protein MFSSKDQVLPSYDPTQNHNTAEGLKKGAWTQEEDHKLIAYVQLHGEGGWRTLPDKAGLRRCGKSCRLRWANYLRPDIKRGEFSEEEQDSIIRLHAIHGNKWSAIARRLPGRTDNEIKNHWNTHIKKRLVKKGIDPLTHKSLNGKSSDHTETPPDKSSVHQDDDDQKSNKNNALGSLSARFLNRVANRFGKRINHSVLSDIINGSGAPFTSHTTPTTSASECEKSSSSFSTPNSSNLLINENMVLDATSLSSSTFSSDTSDPSVYDHIFDDLEDMTTFSSRFLNDVVSHDDVDFLMLDESCLENTSFMRELTRILQEDYV; from the exons ATGTTCTCATCAAAAGATCAAGTCCTTCCTTCGTATGATCCAACACAAAACCACAACAC AGCGGAAGGGCTGAAGAAAGGAGCATGGACTCAAGAAGAAGACCATAAGCTCATCGCCTACGTCCAACTTCACGGTGAAGGAGGCTGGCGAACCCTTCCTGATAAAGCTG GTCTCAGAAGATGTGGCAAAAGCTGCAGACTGAGATGGGCCAATTACCTTAGACCTGACATTAAGCGTGGTGAGTTTAGCGAAGAGGAGCAAGATTCCATCATTAGACTCCATGCCATTCATGGCAACAA ATGGTCGGCGATAGCTCGTAGATTACCAGGAAGAACAGATAACGAGATCAAGAACCACTGGAACACTCACATCAAGAAACGTCTGGTCAAGAAAGGTATCGATCCGTTGACCCACAAATCACTTAATGGTAAATCATCTGACCATACCGAGACACCACCGGATAAAAGCAGCGTTCATCAGGATGATGATGATCAGAAGTCAAACAAGAATAATGCGTTAGGATCATTATCAGCTCGGTTCTTGAACAGAGTAGCAAACAGATTTGGTAAGAGAATCAACCACAGTGTTCTGTCTGATATTATTAATGGAAGTGGTGCCCCATTTACTAGTCACACTACTCCTACTACAAGTGCTTCTGAATGTGAAAAGTCATCGAGTTCTTTCTCCACACCAAACTCTTCAAATCTCCTCATTAATGAAAACATGGTCCTCGATGCAACATCTTTGTCCTCGTCCACGTTCTCTAGCGACACCTCTGACCCCTCAGTATACGACCATATCTTCGATGACTTAGAAGATATGACCACATTTTCATCAAGATTTTTGAATGATGTTGTATCTCATGATGATGTAGATTTCTTGATGTTGGATGAATCTTGTTTGGAGAATACTTCGTTCATGAGGGAACTTACAAGGATTCTTCAAGAGGACTACGTTTAG
- the LOC106322863 gene encoding peptidyl-prolyl cis-trans isomerase CYP26-2, chloroplastic → MMLPNAKLSTPTSKFLPPPIEPPQHSRRTAAGASPSLELSCKLSRRNLSKSSLLLLLGTQTTLTPLLDLSKAQADTISLVTDNPTSCGDRVPTKKAFLDVSIGGEPVGRIVIGLYGDDVPAGTARFCSIVSGKAGISYRRKEFVKIMPGYVQHGGIRSYGADAERATAAAGSLQNLVEEWERGRRGERCKEVKAGSVGIVVRDPSKPPPKTKLVATNGKLEVQEEEVAVGPNGTEFVITAVDSPELEESVLVIGEVLEGMGVVEKMREVKTVRDNTSSPYFKVAKVIGDKRAVVAERGFNRPYTKVQVTNCGLIESQ, encoded by the exons ATGATGCTACCCAATGCAAAACTCTCGACCCCGACCTCAAAGTTTCTACCGCCGCCTATAGAGCCACCGCAGCACAGCCGTCGAACCGCCGCAGGAGCCTCTCCGTCGCTGGAACTGAGCTGTAAATTATCACGCCGGAATCTAAGTAAATCCTCGTTGCTTCTACTCCTCGGCACTCAGACTACTCTGACGCCATTGCTCGATCTCTCTAAAGCACAAGCAGATACAATCTCTTTAGTAACTGATAATCCGACAAGTTGTGGAGACAGA GTTCCGACCAAGAAAGCGTTCCTCGATGTCTCCATCGGCGGAGAACCAGTTGGACGTATCGTGATCGGTTTATACGGCGACGATGTGCCGGCGGGAACGGCAAGATTCTGCAGCATTGTGAGCGGGAAAGCCGGAATCAGTTACCGGAGAAAAGAGTTCGTGAAGATCATGCCAGGCTACGTCCAGCACGGCGGGATCAGGTCGTACGGCGCCGACGCAGAGCGAGCCACCGCAGCAGCTGGGAGTCTGCAGAACCTAGTGGAAGAATGGGAGAGAGGGAGGAGAGGAGAGAGATGCAAGGAAGTGAAGGCGGGAAGCGTGGGGATCGTGGTGAGGGACCCGTCGAAGCCGCCGCCGAAGACGAAGCTGGTGGCGACTAACGGGAAGCTGGAGGTGCAGGAGGAGGAGGTAGCGGTGGGGCCTAACGGAACGGAGTTTGTTATAACGGCGGTGGATTCGCCGGAGCTGGAGGAGTCGGTGTTGGTGATTGGGGAAGTGTTGGAAGGGATGGGAGTTGTGGAGAAGATGAGGGAAGTTAAGACAGTGAGGGACAACACGAGTTCTCCTTACTTCAA GGTGGCTAAGGTGATCGGAGATAAGAGAGCCGTGGTGGCGGAGAGAGGGTTTAATCGGCCTTATACAAAGGTTCAAGTCACCAATTGTGGTCTCATTGAGTCTCAATAG